Proteins from a single region of Styela clava chromosome 1, kaStyClav1.hap1.2, whole genome shotgun sequence:
- the LOC144427400 gene encoding uncharacterized protein LOC144427400 isoform X2: protein MNERISKLGKIFSENEVMHCQKNSLQQVYELFSQKSSIVFEEERSKVWKRIQEDCENYTNSVIVENEENKRQIKQEIYKISEKLEELYEQKINDLNISAMSEKDLEAKLTEYCKEAVQKYNEKTEDWKDFFPDVLNKMDRRLVNKLSERSERSKEKKEMEERSKKLAQKEEMLNIQSAVREVEIEFEKEKAEILEEYHTNISKKLERKMFNQMKIFEGKCSAIKNRTKVGHFEEKLLGTLRESIVLAEIENTKTEEKLTSVYREITKAACKEYERIMEECLLEGPVGKDKLSQHHENCKSCARKIFDDKVKTMKIHLGQQAIEKFIQELNGSIQKKYIDGFKKANEMNLALKQEKDSAECVGHMKSVLDKYTKELNELLANGAYFEDEELKLRHDIREKRLIEEFMELIADLSERQKFIESLKEQIQAKFLQFKTTNSDNRHKALENQKRELIKTAVHQYTDSREQLTMNNIIEQEIIEDESLEEKHIEFKNKALETLSNNSVIENDDLKDVKQTLDNIHLRIKAMNNSAREKEKFKADKQKLHLEILKTKKDDCRNEFIGEISKHGKEYKENFETICRDTKEKILEKFDDAVEHLKENVSEEDLKNTKKDLKLEINKKIEIARVDNIENQAREKRNMEIIVSFLKISLRSELNKYMKKHYIKPSSLDEIEEDFLNRIKRMPIDNKVREKLICAIKKETEEAREQNMKNEGFRIFTLDYDHIIKELTKFLSDLFHRIKTVCLLA, encoded by the exons ATGAATGAG CGTATCAGCAAACTTGGCAAAATCTTCTCAGAAAATGAGGTGATGCACTGCCAGAAAAACTCACTCCAACAAGTTTACGAGTTATTTTCTCAAAAGTCATCAATAGTTTTTGAAGAGGAAAGAAGTAAAGTCTGGAAGCGTATCCAGGAAGATTGTGAAAATTATACTAATTCGGTGATTGTAGAAAATGAAGAGAATAAA cgtcaaattaaacaagaaatttataaaatatcagaaaaacTCGAAGAACTGTATGAGCAAAAGATAAATGATCTG AACATCTCAGCAATGTCAGAGAAAGATCTGGAAGCCAAACTCACTGAATATTGCAAAGAAGCTGTGCAGAAGTACAACGAAAAGACCGAGGATTGGAAAGATTTTTTTCCAGATGTCCTTAATAAAATGGATCGAAGGCTGGTGAATAAATTATCTGAGCGTTCCGAAcgttcaaaagaaaaaaaggagATGGAGGAAAGAAGCAAGAAACTTGCGCAG AAAGAAGAAATGTTGAATATTCAAAGTGCTGTTCGTGAAgttgaaattgaatttgaaaaagaaaaagcagaG ATTTTAGAGGAATATCACACAAACATTTCCAAGAAACTAGAGAGAAAGATGTTCAaccaaatgaaaatttttgaaggAAAGTGTAGTGCTATTAAAAATCGGACCAAG GTTGGACACTTCGAAGAAAAACTTTTGGGAACTTTGAGAGAATCTATCGTATTGGCTGAGATTGAAAACACAAAGACTGAA GAAAAACTTACATCGGTATACAGAGAGATAACAAAAGCTGCTTGCAAAGAGTATGAAAGAATAATGGAAGAG TGTCTCTTGGAAGGCCCTGTTGGTAAAGACAAGCTGTCTCAACATCATGAAAATTGTAAATCCTGTGCACGGAAAATATTCGATGACAAGGTCAAGACAAT GAAAATCCATTTGGGACAACAAGCTATAGAAAAATTCATACAGGAGTTGAATGGAAGCattcagaaaaaatatattgatggtTTTAAGAAGGCAAATGAAATGAATTTGGCTCTGAAACAGGAAAAG GATTCAGCTGAATGTGTTGGACATATGAAATCTGTTTTGGACAAGTATACCAAAGAATTGAATGAG ctGCTGGCAAATGGAGCTTattttgaagatgaagaactgAAATTAAGGCATGATATTCGTGAGAAAAGGTTGATCGAGGAATTTATGGAGTTAATTGCTGATCT CTCAGAAAgacaaaaatttattgaatcatTGAAGGAACAGATACAAGCGAAGTTCTTGCAATTTAAAACCACGAATAGTGATAATCGCCATAAAGCATTAGAAAATCAG AAACGGGAGCTCATCAAGACTGCTGTGCACCAATATACAGATTCTAGGGAACAg CTTACCATGAACAACATCATTGAACAAGAAATCATTGAAGATGAAAGCTTGGAAGAGAAGcatattgaatttaaaaacaaagcaTTGGAAACTTTATCCAACAATTCAGT GATCgaaaatgatgatttgaaagATGTGAAACAAACATTAGACAATATACATTTGCGAATCAAAGCAATGAACAACAGTGCCAGAGAAAAGGAGAAGTTCAAAGCGGATAAACAG aaattaCATCTGGAGATacttaaaacaaaaaaagatgACTGCAGAAATGAGTTTATTGGGGAAATCAGCAAG CATGGCAAAGAgtacaaagaaaattttgaaactatttGTCGTGATACCAAAGAAAAAATCCTGGAAAAGTTTGATGATGCAGTTGAACATCTGAAAGAAAATGTCTCAGAGgaagatttaaaaaatacaaagaaAGATTTGAAACTTgagataaacaaaaaaattgaaatagcaaGGGTGGACAACATTGAAAATCAG GCACGTGAAAAAAGGAATATGGAGATCATTGTCAGCTTTCTCAAGATATCTCTTCGTTCTGAGTTAAATAAG TATATGAAGAAGCACTACATAAAGCCGAGTAGCTTAGATGAGATAGAAGAAGATTTTTTGAATAGAATCAAACGAATGCCAATAGATAATAAAGTAAGAGAGAAGCTGATTTGTGCAATCAAAAAAGAAACAGAAGAAGCGAGGGAACAAAACATGAAGAATGAAGGATTTAGAATTTTCACACTTGATTATGACCATATTATAAAAGAGCTGACAAAATTTCTATCGGACCTATTTCATAGGATCAAGACGGTATGCTTACTTGCTTAA
- the LOC144427400 gene encoding uncharacterized protein LOC144427400 isoform X1: protein MTCFMVEVLKVTHLGFKSHIHHLGVINWRISKLGKIFSENEVMHCQKNSLQQVYELFSQKSSIVFEEERSKVWKRIQEDCENYTNSVIVENEENKRQIKQEIYKISEKLEELYEQKINDLNISAMSEKDLEAKLTEYCKEAVQKYNEKTEDWKDFFPDVLNKMDRRLVNKLSERSERSKEKKEMEERSKKLAQKEEMLNIQSAVREVEIEFEKEKAEILEEYHTNISKKLERKMFNQMKIFEGKCSAIKNRTKVGHFEEKLLGTLRESIVLAEIENTKTEEKLTSVYREITKAACKEYERIMEECLLEGPVGKDKLSQHHENCKSCARKIFDDKVKTMKIHLGQQAIEKFIQELNGSIQKKYIDGFKKANEMNLALKQEKDSAECVGHMKSVLDKYTKELNELLANGAYFEDEELKLRHDIREKRLIEEFMELIADLSERQKFIESLKEQIQAKFLQFKTTNSDNRHKALENQKRELIKTAVHQYTDSREQLTMNNIIEQEIIEDESLEEKHIEFKNKALETLSNNSVIENDDLKDVKQTLDNIHLRIKAMNNSAREKEKFKADKQKLHLEILKTKKDDCRNEFIGEISKHGKEYKENFETICRDTKEKILEKFDDAVEHLKENVSEEDLKNTKKDLKLEINKKIEIARVDNIENQAREKRNMEIIVSFLKISLRSELNKYMKKHYIKPSSLDEIEEDFLNRIKRMPIDNKVREKLICAIKKETEEAREQNMKNEGFRIFTLDYDHIIKELTKFLSDLFHRIKTVCLLA from the exons ATGACTTGCTTCATGGTTGAGGTGTTGAAAGTCACacatcttgggttcaaatcccatatACACCATCTTGGAGttataaattgg CGTATCAGCAAACTTGGCAAAATCTTCTCAGAAAATGAGGTGATGCACTGCCAGAAAAACTCACTCCAACAAGTTTACGAGTTATTTTCTCAAAAGTCATCAATAGTTTTTGAAGAGGAAAGAAGTAAAGTCTGGAAGCGTATCCAGGAAGATTGTGAAAATTATACTAATTCGGTGATTGTAGAAAATGAAGAGAATAAA cgtcaaattaaacaagaaatttataaaatatcagaaaaacTCGAAGAACTGTATGAGCAAAAGATAAATGATCTG AACATCTCAGCAATGTCAGAGAAAGATCTGGAAGCCAAACTCACTGAATATTGCAAAGAAGCTGTGCAGAAGTACAACGAAAAGACCGAGGATTGGAAAGATTTTTTTCCAGATGTCCTTAATAAAATGGATCGAAGGCTGGTGAATAAATTATCTGAGCGTTCCGAAcgttcaaaagaaaaaaaggagATGGAGGAAAGAAGCAAGAAACTTGCGCAG AAAGAAGAAATGTTGAATATTCAAAGTGCTGTTCGTGAAgttgaaattgaatttgaaaaagaaaaagcagaG ATTTTAGAGGAATATCACACAAACATTTCCAAGAAACTAGAGAGAAAGATGTTCAaccaaatgaaaatttttgaaggAAAGTGTAGTGCTATTAAAAATCGGACCAAG GTTGGACACTTCGAAGAAAAACTTTTGGGAACTTTGAGAGAATCTATCGTATTGGCTGAGATTGAAAACACAAAGACTGAA GAAAAACTTACATCGGTATACAGAGAGATAACAAAAGCTGCTTGCAAAGAGTATGAAAGAATAATGGAAGAG TGTCTCTTGGAAGGCCCTGTTGGTAAAGACAAGCTGTCTCAACATCATGAAAATTGTAAATCCTGTGCACGGAAAATATTCGATGACAAGGTCAAGACAAT GAAAATCCATTTGGGACAACAAGCTATAGAAAAATTCATACAGGAGTTGAATGGAAGCattcagaaaaaatatattgatggtTTTAAGAAGGCAAATGAAATGAATTTGGCTCTGAAACAGGAAAAG GATTCAGCTGAATGTGTTGGACATATGAAATCTGTTTTGGACAAGTATACCAAAGAATTGAATGAG ctGCTGGCAAATGGAGCTTattttgaagatgaagaactgAAATTAAGGCATGATATTCGTGAGAAAAGGTTGATCGAGGAATTTATGGAGTTAATTGCTGATCT CTCAGAAAgacaaaaatttattgaatcatTGAAGGAACAGATACAAGCGAAGTTCTTGCAATTTAAAACCACGAATAGTGATAATCGCCATAAAGCATTAGAAAATCAG AAACGGGAGCTCATCAAGACTGCTGTGCACCAATATACAGATTCTAGGGAACAg CTTACCATGAACAACATCATTGAACAAGAAATCATTGAAGATGAAAGCTTGGAAGAGAAGcatattgaatttaaaaacaaagcaTTGGAAACTTTATCCAACAATTCAGT GATCgaaaatgatgatttgaaagATGTGAAACAAACATTAGACAATATACATTTGCGAATCAAAGCAATGAACAACAGTGCCAGAGAAAAGGAGAAGTTCAAAGCGGATAAACAG aaattaCATCTGGAGATacttaaaacaaaaaaagatgACTGCAGAAATGAGTTTATTGGGGAAATCAGCAAG CATGGCAAAGAgtacaaagaaaattttgaaactatttGTCGTGATACCAAAGAAAAAATCCTGGAAAAGTTTGATGATGCAGTTGAACATCTGAAAGAAAATGTCTCAGAGgaagatttaaaaaatacaaagaaAGATTTGAAACTTgagataaacaaaaaaattgaaatagcaaGGGTGGACAACATTGAAAATCAG GCACGTGAAAAAAGGAATATGGAGATCATTGTCAGCTTTCTCAAGATATCTCTTCGTTCTGAGTTAAATAAG TATATGAAGAAGCACTACATAAAGCCGAGTAGCTTAGATGAGATAGAAGAAGATTTTTTGAATAGAATCAAACGAATGCCAATAGATAATAAAGTAAGAGAGAAGCTGATTTGTGCAATCAAAAAAGAAACAGAAGAAGCGAGGGAACAAAACATGAAGAATGAAGGATTTAGAATTTTCACACTTGATTATGACCATATTATAAAAGAGCTGACAAAATTTCTATCGGACCTATTTCATAGGATCAAGACGGTATGCTTACTTGCTTAA
- the LOC120341553 gene encoding atlastin-3-like produces MVFQAGSSMNIDYAQREFSTPLRCKEAICIASVTKDGKFLLNMNNVNLLLNILADKKDVAIISMAGAFRTGKSFMLNIFLQYLRGEGAHSSVTSQWGSVIETVREELVSPAWQNENWFGPEDKKLQDGFHWERGMMGLTKGINVWPEIFDVPLENGKGISVMIVDTQGLHDEQCTEDTDHKIMMLSTLLSSHQILNCSNKIEQRDLEFLHTSVEYAKAIAQKKGEHPFQAITFLVRDWNYNHEFEFGEKGGYEFADRSLKKLPANLPEPVKEVKQSIAITFENVYGFLMPLPKKEVQIRGKFRKYACQLTEKILHPKNLIAKKMCGKLMSTNSFLGLVVETSKLFESGNLPPVEKMIKCYGKADNIAVLIQAVSMYT; encoded by the exons ATGGTTTTTCAAGCTGGAAGTTCTATGAATATTGATTATGCACAAAGAGAGTTCTCAACTCCTCTCAGAT GTAAAGAAGCAATTTGTATAGCCTCTGTCACAAAGGATGGAAAGTTTCTCCTGAATATGAACAATGTGAATCTTCTTTTGAATATACTAGCAGACAAAAAAGATGTAGCAATCATCTCAATGGCTGGTGCATTTAGAACTGGGAAGTCTTTCATGTTGAACATATTTCTGCAATATCTAAGAGGGGAAGGG GCTcacagctctgtgacatcacaatggggcAGCGTGATCGAAACAGTAAGGGAGGAACTAGTGTCTCCAGCA TGGCAAAATGAAAATTGGTTTGGACCCGAAGACAAGAAACTTCAAGATGGATTTCATTGGGAAAGAGGAATGATGGGACTTACTAAAGGAATAAATGTTTGGCCTGAGATATTCGATGTACCATTAGAGAATGGAAAAGGg ATATCTGTAATGATTGTTGACACCCAAGGTCTACACGATGAACAGTGTACAGAGGATACAGATCATAAAATAATGATGCTGAGTACCCTGCTTTCTTCTCATCAAATTCTCAACTGTTCGAATAAAATAGAGCAAAGAGACCTGGAATTTTTGCAT ACATCAGTGGAATATGCAAAAGCAATTGCTCAAAAGAAAGGGGAACATCCTTTTCAG gcaattacttttctggtTCGAGATTGGAATTACAATCATGAATTCGAATTTGGTGAAAAGGGGGGTTATGAGTTTGCCGATAGATCTTTAAAAAAACTTCCAGCAAATTTACCAGAACCGGTTAAGGAAGTGAAACAATCAATTGCCATCACCTTTGAAAATGTGTATGGATTTTTGATGCCTCTACCAAAAAAGGAAGTCC aGATTAGAGGGAAATTTCGAAAATATGCTTGCCAATTGACAGAGAAGATTTTGCATCCAAAGAACCTAATAGCAAAAAAAATGTGCGGAAAACTAATGTCCACAAATAGTTTTCTTGGCCTTGTAGTAGAAACTAGCAAACTGTTTGAGAGTGGCAACTTGCCTCCTGTAGAAAAAATGATCAAA tgCTATGGAAAAGCTGACAACATAGCTGTTTTGATTCAAGCTGTTTCAATGTATACGTAA